The Rhodothermales bacterium genome includes a window with the following:
- a CDS encoding ketoacyl-ACP synthase III, producing MQIPAPNAAPRRATITGTGLHAPGEPVPNAVFDEKYGMDIDAFLRESRNIETRHFMADDQATSDLVVPAAEEALENAGLTPEDLDLIIVSTDTPDYVSPSTAAVVQHKLGAKNAGVFDVNTACSGFVTALDMAGKYVAADARYGAILVVGAYGMSKFMDWDDYKRATLFADGAGAVIVQPTDRADRGILTSTLYAEGAYHDYMGIYAGGTAMPATAEAIERGDTKLRFAKRIPPETNIVHWPRLVREVLDPLGADPNDVDHYFFTQINIGSINATLDALGVPHVKSHNVMDRFGYTGSACIPMALGDAARTHVLNDGDLVCFVGSGGGMSMAAVTAIWSYDT from the coding sequence ATGCAGATCCCCGCCCCGAACGCCGCGCCGCGCCGAGCGACCATCACCGGCACCGGGCTCCATGCCCCTGGCGAGCCCGTCCCGAACGCCGTCTTCGACGAGAAGTACGGCATGGACATCGACGCCTTCCTCCGCGAGAGCCGCAACATCGAAACGCGGCACTTCATGGCCGACGATCAGGCGACGAGCGATCTCGTTGTCCCCGCCGCCGAGGAGGCACTCGAGAACGCCGGGCTGACGCCCGAGGACCTCGACCTCATCATCGTCTCGACCGACACGCCGGACTACGTCTCGCCGAGCACGGCGGCCGTCGTCCAGCACAAGCTCGGTGCCAAGAACGCGGGCGTGTTCGACGTGAACACGGCGTGCTCCGGCTTCGTGACGGCGCTCGACATGGCCGGGAAGTACGTCGCCGCCGACGCGCGCTACGGCGCCATCCTCGTCGTCGGCGCCTACGGTATGAGCAAGTTCATGGACTGGGACGACTACAAGCGCGCGACGCTCTTCGCCGACGGCGCCGGCGCCGTGATCGTCCAGCCGACCGACCGCGCCGACCGTGGCATCCTCACGAGCACGCTCTACGCCGAGGGTGCCTACCACGACTACATGGGGATCTACGCCGGCGGCACGGCGATGCCCGCAACGGCCGAGGCGATCGAGCGCGGCGACACGAAGCTCCGCTTCGCCAAGCGGATTCCGCCCGAGACGAACATCGTCCACTGGCCCCGCCTCGTCCGCGAAGTCCTCGACCCGCTCGGTGCCGACCCGAACGACGTCGACCACTACTTCTTCACCCAGATCAACATCGGCTCCATCAACGCCACGCTCGACGCGCTCGGCGTGCCGCACGTGAAGAGCCACAACGTGATGGACCGCTTCGGCTACACCGGCAGCGCCTGCATCCCGATGGCGCTCGGCGACGCCGCCCGCACGCACGTGCTGAACGACGGCGACCTCGTCTGCTTCGTCGGCTCCGGCGGCGGGATGTCGATGGCAGCCGTCACGGCGATCTGGAGCTACGACACCTGA
- a CDS encoding PaaI family thioesterase: MESQPLPDLSPPPGWTLLDPVPQRSFVSGDPDGDRLRVRYYCRGTELLTKVWFGAEAEGPPGHAHGGAMAAVLDEAMGFAAWLAGHPVVAARLTTDFRRMLPLGTVCTVETEVEMAEGRKVHVRGRLLGADGTVHAEGDALFVHLGLDALASLNTIRNDADG; encoded by the coding sequence ATGGAAAGCCAGCCCCTCCCCGACCTCTCGCCGCCGCCTGGCTGGACCCTCCTCGACCCCGTCCCGCAGCGGTCCTTCGTCTCCGGCGACCCCGACGGCGACCGCCTCCGCGTCCGCTACTACTGCCGCGGGACCGAGCTGCTGACGAAGGTGTGGTTCGGCGCCGAGGCCGAGGGGCCGCCCGGCCACGCCCACGGCGGCGCGATGGCCGCCGTGCTCGACGAGGCGATGGGCTTCGCGGCGTGGCTCGCCGGCCACCCCGTCGTCGCCGCCCGGCTGACGACGGACTTCCGCCGGATGCTCCCGCTCGGGACCGTCTGCACGGTCGAAACGGAGGTGGAGATGGCAGAGGGACGGAAGGTCCACGTCCGGGGCCGGCTGCTCGGTGCGGACGGCACGGTCCACGCCGAGGGCGACGCGCTCTTCGTCCACCTCGGACTCGACGCGCTCGCCTCGCTCAACACGATCCGCAACGACGCCGACGGGTAG
- a CDS encoding sodium:solute symporter family protein produces MSETLLSWVFFLAYVGAVVGVSLAARRKAGSMESFAVGTRTVSPFWVGLSLAANMTSAATFVINPGLIYLYGWAGVLGYAVATPLGIFLALVVFSKRFRKVGDEFTVLTIPQWIGDRYGSRSLKLYFAVLSLLQITFLVLIVVGVTVVLQQALGLPQVAALLTTVGITFGYILLGGAAGHIRTNAIQAGIMILVALLLLGSGWEFLGAGFFDRLAAVGPSYADVVNPGSLLFRSVFEVFVANFFVGVAVILQPHIMSKALYLRSEADVNKYLVTAVVVASLFFAVLAVGLFARLSLGDGLAPDTVIATYLIEAFAPLPRAIVVLGVLAAGFSTMEGILVALSSIFANDFLKTVLPARITAAPDWKDRGVRYARWFLVALIPVTLYFSWQQLIDPSLSVAIFAQNGVYGLFAATFVPVLAGIFVKRVTRHWVAAASVVALLVHFGTYYFELGPYWNNPAVPATYALVASLLVMAAGVAAPGRPRFARSKPAQKAPTL; encoded by the coding sequence ATGAGCGAAACGCTGCTGAGTTGGGTCTTTTTCCTCGCCTATGTCGGTGCCGTCGTGGGCGTGAGCCTCGCGGCGCGGCGGAAGGCCGGGTCGATGGAGTCGTTCGCGGTGGGGACGCGGACGGTGAGCCCGTTCTGGGTCGGCCTCTCGCTCGCGGCGAACATGACGAGCGCGGCGACCTTCGTCATCAACCCCGGCCTGATCTACCTCTACGGCTGGGCCGGCGTGCTCGGCTACGCGGTGGCGACGCCGCTCGGCATCTTCCTCGCGCTCGTCGTCTTCAGCAAGCGGTTCCGCAAAGTCGGCGACGAGTTCACCGTGCTCACGATCCCGCAGTGGATCGGGGATCGCTACGGGAGCCGCTCGCTCAAGCTGTACTTCGCCGTGCTGAGCCTGCTGCAGATCACGTTCCTCGTGCTCATCGTCGTCGGCGTGACGGTGGTGTTGCAACAGGCGCTCGGGCTGCCGCAGGTCGCGGCCCTCCTGACGACGGTGGGGATCACGTTCGGGTACATCCTGCTCGGCGGCGCGGCGGGCCACATCCGCACGAACGCGATCCAGGCCGGCATCATGATCCTCGTCGCGCTCCTCTTGCTCGGCTCGGGGTGGGAGTTCCTCGGGGCCGGGTTCTTCGACCGGTTGGCGGCGGTCGGCCCGTCGTACGCCGACGTGGTCAACCCCGGCAGCCTGCTCTTCCGCAGCGTGTTCGAGGTATTCGTCGCCAACTTCTTCGTCGGTGTGGCGGTGATCCTGCAGCCGCACATCATGTCGAAGGCACTCTACCTCCGGAGCGAGGCCGACGTGAACAAGTACCTCGTGACGGCCGTCGTCGTGGCGAGCCTGTTCTTCGCCGTCCTCGCCGTCGGTCTCTTCGCGCGGCTGAGCCTGGGCGACGGGCTCGCGCCGGACACCGTGATCGCGACGTACCTCATCGAGGCGTTCGCGCCGCTGCCGCGCGCGATCGTCGTGCTCGGCGTGCTCGCCGCCGGGTTCTCGACGATGGAGGGCATCCTCGTCGCGCTCTCGTCGATCTTCGCGAATGACTTCCTCAAAACGGTCCTGCCCGCGCGCATCACGGCCGCGCCGGACTGGAAGGACCGCGGCGTCCGCTACGCGCGGTGGTTCCTGGTCGCGCTCATCCCGGTCACGCTGTACTTCTCGTGGCAGCAGCTCATCGACCCGTCGCTGTCGGTGGCGATCTTCGCGCAGAACGGCGTCTACGGCCTGTTCGCGGCCACGTTCGTCCCGGTCCTCGCGGGCATTTTCGTCAAGCGCGTGACGCGGCACTGGGTGGCGGCGGCGTCGGTCGTCGCGCTCCTCGTCCACTTCGGGACGTACTACTTCGAGCTCGGCCCGTACTGGAATAACCCCGCCGTGCCGGCGACGTACGCGCTCGTCGCGTCGCTCTTGGTGATGGCCGCTGGCGTCGCTGCGCCTGGCCGGCCGCGCTTCGCCCGCTCCAAACCTGCGCAGAAAGCGCCGACCCTCTGA
- a CDS encoding GNAT family N-acetyltransferase → MPIRAATAADVPDLAALYAAAVRIVGPAHYDAAQVEAWAAFAEEPRFRSFVLDPHTVVAEDASGITGFAGLADDGHVTALYVRPDRMRQGIGSALLCAVVERAGARGIARLYTEASAFSRPVFARHAFRLDAVEVVERRGATFERYRMVCDLGAGAESPRRM, encoded by the coding sequence GTGCCGATCCGCGCCGCCACTGCCGCCGACGTACCCGACCTCGCGGCGCTCTATGCCGCCGCCGTCCGCATCGTCGGCCCTGCGCACTACGATGCGGCGCAGGTCGAGGCGTGGGCCGCCTTCGCCGAGGAGCCGCGCTTCCGCTCCTTCGTGCTCGACCCCCACACGGTCGTCGCCGAAGACGCGAGCGGGATCACCGGCTTCGCCGGGCTCGCCGACGACGGCCACGTGACGGCGCTCTACGTCCGCCCCGATCGGATGCGGCAGGGGATCGGCTCGGCGTTGCTGTGTGCCGTGGTCGAGCGGGCCGGAGCGCGGGGGATCGCCCGGCTATACACCGAGGCCAGCGCGTTCAGCCGCCCAGTCTTCGCGCGCCACGCGTTCCGGCTCGACGCCGTCGAAGTCGTCGAGCGGCGCGGGGCGACGTTCGAGCGCTACCGGATGGTCTGTGACCTCGGGGCGGGCGCGGAGTCCCCACGGCGGATGTGA
- a CDS encoding sodium-dependent bicarbonate transport family permease yields MPSLDIILANLLSPIILAFVLGIVASLVKSDLEFPRPLYDALSIYLLLAIGLKGGVELSVTPLAEFAGPALVTLVLGVLTPITAYNVLRRLGRLDRVNSAALAAHYGSVSAVTFIVAIAFGTLAGYEAEGFMPALVAILEVPAIVVALMIAYTRSKRAGSWQAALHEVTTGRSVILLVGGLLIGLAAGREGMEGVAPFFVGGFKGALTLFLLEMGLVTARRLRDLKEVGLFLVGFGVVVPILHGALGVWAGGWAGLSVGGAAVLGAMVSSASYIAAPAAVRIALPEANPTFYLTAALGITFPFNLTLGIPLYFALAEWLA; encoded by the coding sequence ATGCCCTCGCTCGACATCATCCTCGCGAATCTCCTTTCGCCGATCATCCTCGCGTTCGTGCTGGGCATCGTCGCGTCGCTCGTCAAGAGCGACCTCGAGTTCCCCCGCCCGCTCTACGACGCGCTCTCGATCTACCTCCTCCTCGCGATCGGGCTCAAAGGCGGCGTCGAGCTGAGCGTGACGCCGCTCGCGGAGTTCGCCGGACCCGCCCTCGTGACACTCGTGCTCGGCGTGCTCACGCCCATCACGGCGTACAACGTGCTCCGCCGCCTCGGCCGGCTCGACCGCGTCAACAGCGCCGCGCTCGCGGCCCACTACGGCAGCGTCTCCGCCGTCACGTTCATCGTCGCGATCGCGTTCGGAACGCTCGCCGGGTACGAGGCTGAGGGGTTCATGCCGGCGCTCGTGGCGATCCTCGAAGTCCCGGCGATCGTCGTCGCCCTCATGATCGCGTACACGCGCTCGAAGCGGGCGGGCTCGTGGCAGGCGGCGCTGCACGAGGTGACGACGGGGCGGAGCGTGATCCTCCTCGTCGGCGGCCTGCTCATCGGGCTGGCGGCGGGGCGCGAGGGGATGGAAGGCGTGGCTCCGTTCTTCGTCGGCGGGTTCAAAGGGGCGCTGACGCTGTTCCTCCTCGAAATGGGGCTCGTCACGGCGCGGCGGCTCCGCGATCTCAAGGAGGTCGGGCTCTTCCTCGTCGGCTTCGGCGTCGTCGTGCCGATCCTCCACGGCGCGCTCGGGGTGTGGGCCGGGGGCTGGGCCGGGCTCTCCGTCGGCGGCGCCGCCGTGCTCGGGGCGATGGTGTCGAGCGCGAGCTACATCGCCGCGCCCGCCGCCGTCCGCATCGCGCTCCCCGAGGCGAACCCGACGTTCTACCTCACCGCCGCCCTCGGCATCACGTTCCCGTTCAACCTCACGCTCGGCATCCCGCTCTACTTCGCCCTGGCCGAGTGGCTGGCGTAA
- a CDS encoding winged helix DNA-binding protein, producing the protein MGDTPEQLRRSLVEEFGNVYENYGLARLKGLIVGLLLAYDEPQSLDDIAEKLGRSKGPISQTIRELALGGLVRKTNGESARRDYYEADPDLFYNNFRRNMRTVVKNRTTAEFFLGELDRIGDGADGLRANLEHMRAFYALMEDFYARFEQEWDQAKPTTR; encoded by the coding sequence GTGGGCGACACCCCGGAGCAGCTCCGCCGCAGCCTCGTCGAGGAGTTCGGCAACGTCTATGAGAACTACGGCCTCGCCCGGCTGAAGGGGCTCATCGTCGGCCTCCTCCTCGCCTACGACGAGCCGCAGTCGCTCGACGACATCGCCGAGAAGCTCGGCCGCAGCAAGGGCCCGATCTCGCAGACCATCCGCGAGCTCGCCCTCGGCGGGCTCGTCCGCAAGACGAACGGGGAGTCCGCCCGCCGCGACTACTACGAGGCCGACCCCGACCTCTTCTACAACAACTTCCGCCGCAACATGCGCACCGTCGTCAAGAACCGAACGACGGCCGAGTTCTTCCTCGGCGAGCTCGACCGGATCGGCGACGGCGCCGACGGGCTTCGTGCGAATCTGGAGCACATGCGCGCTTTCTACGCCCTGATGGAAGACTTCTACGCCCGCTTCGAGCAGGAGTGGGACCAGGCCAAGCCGACGACTCGCTGA
- the ppk1 gene encoding polyphosphate kinase 1 gives MADLPTFDRELSWLAFNGRVLQEAADPRVPLAERLGFLAIFSSNLDEFFRVRVAALRALLRLKKKHKKGLDVSPAKLLHEIHAIVAAQQEAFGETFRALLPSLEEHGIALRDERRLTDEQRAYLLDYFARAVRPQLRPILLGDAVPFLENGRLYLAAELWPRDLSLRTVTPDVALVEVPSGLDRFVEVPDTDPRVVLFLDDVIRLGLPGLFPAYDVGEAFAVKLTRDADLNVEDEFSGDLVAKIRKALDRRDLGPPSRFLYDPRMPYGLLTALKDRLGLEDEDLVGGGRYHNFGDLWDFPRPADPAASFPPLPPLPHPELETAPSLLAAVAERDRMLHLPYQRYDYVVRLLEEAAEAEDVEELWMSLYRVATDSALARALIAAAERGKRVTAFVEVKARFDEENNLDWAERMEAAGVRVLYSMPGVKVHAKLALIGQRTGKKKSDALRYTGLFSTGNFNEKTARVYADHVLFTADPRLTDEARRVFAFLAGEDDAPTFEHLLVAPFTLHKGVTKRIKREVKHAAAGRSARMTLKMNALEEDAVIARLYEASAAGVDVRLIVRGFCRLTPGVPGLSERIEARSIVDRFLEHARVYRFDNDGDEELFLASADWMHRNFHRRVEVAFPIYDDALRAEIEHVLALQLADDTKARVLDAEQRNDYYRPAQRTGVRAQTDTYAWLQARVIEPADAAPG, from the coding sequence ATGGCTGACCTCCCCACCTTCGACCGCGAACTGAGCTGGCTGGCCTTCAACGGCCGCGTGCTCCAAGAGGCCGCCGACCCCCGCGTCCCGCTCGCCGAGCGGCTCGGCTTCCTCGCCATCTTCTCGTCCAACCTCGACGAGTTCTTCCGCGTCCGCGTGGCCGCGCTTCGGGCGCTCCTCCGGCTGAAGAAGAAGCACAAGAAGGGGCTCGACGTCAGCCCGGCCAAGCTCCTCCACGAGATCCACGCCATCGTCGCCGCGCAGCAGGAGGCGTTCGGGGAGACGTTCCGCGCCCTCCTCCCCTCGCTCGAAGAGCACGGCATCGCGCTCCGCGACGAGCGCCGCCTCACGGATGAGCAGCGCGCCTATCTCCTCGACTACTTCGCCCGCGCCGTCCGGCCTCAGCTTCGCCCGATCCTCCTCGGCGACGCCGTCCCCTTCCTCGAAAACGGCCGGCTCTACCTCGCCGCCGAGCTGTGGCCCCGCGACCTCAGCCTCCGCACCGTCACCCCCGATGTCGCCCTCGTCGAGGTCCCGTCCGGCCTCGACCGCTTCGTGGAGGTCCCGGACACCGACCCCCGCGTCGTCCTCTTCCTCGACGACGTGATCCGCCTCGGGCTGCCCGGCCTCTTCCCGGCCTACGACGTCGGCGAGGCGTTCGCGGTCAAGCTCACGCGCGACGCCGACCTCAACGTCGAGGACGAGTTCAGCGGCGACCTCGTCGCCAAGATCCGCAAGGCGCTCGACCGCCGCGACCTCGGCCCGCCGAGCCGGTTCCTCTACGACCCGCGCATGCCCTACGGCCTCCTCACCGCGCTCAAGGACCGGCTCGGGCTGGAGGACGAGGACCTCGTCGGCGGCGGGCGCTACCACAACTTCGGCGACCTGTGGGACTTCCCGCGCCCCGCCGACCCCGCCGCCTCGTTCCCACCCCTGCCTCCCCTCCCGCACCCCGAGTTGGAAACCGCGCCGAGCCTGCTCGCGGCTGTGGCCGAGCGCGACCGGATGCTCCACCTCCCGTACCAGCGCTACGACTACGTCGTCCGCCTGCTCGAAGAGGCCGCCGAGGCCGAGGATGTCGAGGAGCTGTGGATGTCGCTCTACCGCGTCGCCACCGACTCGGCGCTCGCGCGGGCGCTCATCGCGGCGGCCGAGCGCGGCAAGCGCGTGACGGCGTTCGTCGAGGTCAAGGCCCGGTTCGATGAGGAGAACAACCTCGACTGGGCGGAGCGGATGGAGGCGGCCGGCGTCCGCGTGCTCTACAGCATGCCGGGGGTGAAGGTCCACGCCAAGCTCGCCCTCATCGGACAGCGCACCGGCAAGAAAAAGAGCGATGCCCTCCGCTACACGGGCCTGTTCTCGACGGGCAACTTCAACGAGAAGACCGCCCGCGTCTACGCCGACCACGTCCTCTTCACCGCCGACCCGCGCCTGACCGACGAGGCCCGCCGCGTCTTCGCCTTCCTCGCCGGCGAGGACGACGCGCCCACGTTCGAGCACCTCCTCGTCGCCCCGTTCACCCTCCACAAAGGCGTCACGAAGCGGATCAAGCGCGAGGTCAAGCACGCCGCCGCAGGCCGTTCGGCTCGCATGACACTCAAGATGAACGCGCTCGAAGAGGACGCCGTCATCGCCCGGCTCTACGAGGCGAGCGCGGCCGGCGTCGACGTCCGCCTCATCGTCCGCGGCTTCTGCCGACTGACGCCCGGCGTGCCCGGCCTCAGCGAGCGCATCGAGGCGCGAAGCATCGTCGACCGCTTCCTCGAACACGCCCGCGTCTACCGCTTCGACAACGACGGCGACGAGGAGCTCTTCCTCGCCTCGGCCGACTGGATGCACCGCAACTTCCACCGCCGCGTCGAGGTCGCCTTCCCGATCTACGACGACGCCCTCCGCGCCGAGATCGAGCACGTCCTCGCCCTCCAGCTCGCCGACGACACGAAGGCGCGCGTGCTCGACGCCGAGCAGCGGAACGACTACTACCGCCCGGCCCAGCGCACCGGCGTCCGCGCCCAGACCGACACCTACGCGTGGCTCCAAGCGCGCGTCATCGAACCCGCCGACGCAGCGCCAGGCTGA
- a CDS encoding alcohol dehydrogenase gives MATMRAVQVPQPGADFELVEREIPDPGPGEVRIRVDACGICHSDLFVKVGAFPGIEYPRVPGHEIAGVIDALGEGVAEWTEGQRVGVGWHGGHCFVCDPCRSGDFVTCRNEKITGITHDGGYADYVVVPHEAVAAIPDELSAVEAAPLLCAGITTFNALRHTGALAGDLVAVQGIGGLGHLGVQYAKQLGFRVAALSRGDDKRDLALELGADHYIDTDAENPAEALQRLGGARVILATAPSAKAIESVIGGLGRNGVLLLVAVDEKPIAVPALALIGGRARVQGWPSGTAKDSEETLAFSALAGVRPMVETFPLEEAGKAYDRMLANDARFRVVLDVAAGR, from the coding sequence ATGGCCACGATGCGAGCCGTCCAGGTCCCCCAGCCCGGCGCCGACTTCGAACTCGTCGAGCGCGAGATTCCCGACCCCGGCCCCGGTGAGGTCCGCATCCGCGTCGATGCGTGCGGCATCTGCCACAGCGACCTCTTCGTCAAAGTCGGTGCGTTCCCCGGCATCGAGTACCCGCGCGTGCCCGGGCACGAGATCGCCGGCGTCATCGACGCGCTCGGCGAGGGCGTGGCGGAGTGGACGGAGGGGCAGCGCGTGGGCGTCGGCTGGCACGGCGGGCACTGCTTCGTCTGCGACCCGTGCCGCTCTGGCGACTTCGTAACGTGCCGGAACGAGAAGATCACCGGCATCACGCACGACGGCGGCTACGCCGACTACGTCGTGGTCCCACACGAGGCCGTCGCCGCCATCCCGGACGAGCTGAGCGCCGTCGAGGCTGCGCCGCTGCTCTGCGCGGGGATCACTACGTTCAACGCGCTGCGCCACACGGGCGCGCTCGCGGGCGACCTCGTCGCGGTACAGGGCATCGGTGGGCTCGGCCACCTCGGCGTGCAGTACGCCAAGCAACTCGGCTTCCGCGTGGCCGCGCTCTCGCGGGGCGACGACAAGCGCGACCTCGCGCTCGAACTCGGCGCGGACCACTACATCGACACCGACGCCGAGAATCCGGCCGAGGCATTGCAGCGGCTCGGCGGCGCCCGCGTCATCCTCGCGACGGCCCCCTCGGCGAAGGCCATCGAGTCGGTGATCGGCGGGCTTGGACGCAACGGCGTGCTCCTCCTCGTCGCCGTAGACGAGAAGCCGATCGCAGTGCCGGCCCTGGCCCTCATCGGCGGACGGGCGCGCGTGCAGGGCTGGCCGAGCGGGACGGCGAAGGACTCCGAGGAGACGCTCGCCTTCTCGGCGCTCGCCGGCGTCCGCCCGATGGTCGAGACGTTCCCGCTCGAAGAGGCGGGGAAGGCCTACGACCGCATGCTCGCCAACGACGCCCGCTTCCGCGTCGTGCTCGACGTAGCCGCCGGTCGATAG
- a CDS encoding DUF433 domain-containing protein, with product MERNQIVSRDPDVMNGALVFAGTRVPIEILIQHLAAGDSLDTFLDDFPSVRREQVVAYLEMTLHAAETAA from the coding sequence ATGGAACGGAACCAGATCGTCTCGCGCGACCCGGACGTGATGAACGGCGCGCTCGTCTTCGCCGGCACCCGCGTCCCCATCGAGATCCTCATCCAGCACCTCGCGGCGGGCGACTCCCTCGACACGTTCCTCGACGACTTCCCCAGCGTACGCCGGGAGCAAGTCGTGGCCTACCTCGAGATGACGCTGCACGCAGCGGAGACAGCGGCGTGA
- the can gene encoding carbonate dehydratase, with protein MRTLDHLFENNRAWAAGIHERDPEFFEHLASQQAPRYLWIGCADSRVPANDIVGLRPGELFVHRNVANVVVHTDLNCLSVLQYAIEVLGVEDVIVCGHYGCGGVLAALTDREFGLIDNWLRHVQNVKHKHAAAIDRLTDAHDRLRRLCELNVVEQVVNVCRTTVVRGAWARGQKLDVHGWIYGIEDGLLRDLGFSVGRAADLAEQYDAALTTLTEGLG; from the coding sequence ATGCGCACGCTGGACCACCTCTTCGAGAACAACCGGGCCTGGGCGGCCGGCATCCACGAGCGCGACCCCGAGTTCTTCGAGCACCTCGCGAGCCAGCAGGCCCCGCGCTACCTCTGGATCGGCTGCGCCGACAGCCGCGTCCCGGCCAATGACATCGTCGGGCTCCGGCCGGGCGAGCTGTTCGTCCACCGCAACGTCGCGAACGTCGTCGTCCACACGGACCTCAACTGCCTCTCCGTGCTCCAGTACGCCATCGAAGTGCTCGGCGTCGAGGACGTCATCGTGTGCGGGCACTACGGCTGCGGCGGCGTGCTCGCCGCGCTCACCGACCGCGAGTTCGGGCTGATCGATAACTGGCTCCGCCACGTGCAGAACGTGAAGCACAAACACGCCGCCGCGATCGACCGCCTCACCGACGCGCACGACCGGCTGCGGCGGCTCTGCGAGCTCAACGTGGTCGAGCAGGTCGTCAACGTCTGCCGGACGACAGTCGTACGCGGGGCGTGGGCGCGGGGGCAGAAGCTGGACGTGCACGGGTGGATCTACGGGATCGAAGACGGCCTCCTCCGCGACCTCGGCTTCAGCGTGGGGCGTGCCGCCGACCTCGCCGAGCAGTACGACGCCGCGCTCACGACGTTGACCGAGGGGCTAGGCTGA
- the fsa gene encoding fructose-6-phosphate aldolase, with translation MKFFIDTAVLDEIQEAADMGVLDGVTTNPSLMKKVGVQDFHGHIAKICDIVDGPVSAEVTATDYDGILSEGREVAKIAPNVVVKVPLILDGIKAIKTFTKEGIKTNCTLCFSPTQALVAAKAGATYISPFIGRLDDISTNGMQLIGQIVDMYRMYGYATEVLAASIRHPMHVVECAEYGADVATMPLDVIKKLIKHPLTDSGLAKFLSDWEDLQNG, from the coding sequence ATGAAGTTCTTCATCGATACCGCCGTCCTCGACGAAATCCAAGAGGCCGCCGACATGGGCGTCCTCGACGGCGTCACCACGAACCCGTCGCTCATGAAGAAGGTGGGCGTGCAGGACTTCCACGGCCACATCGCCAAGATCTGCGACATCGTCGATGGGCCGGTCTCGGCCGAGGTCACGGCGACGGACTACGATGGGATTCTGTCGGAGGGCCGGGAGGTGGCGAAGATCGCCCCCAACGTGGTCGTGAAGGTGCCGCTGATCCTCGATGGGATCAAGGCGATCAAGACGTTCACGAAGGAGGGCATCAAGACCAACTGCACGCTCTGCTTCTCGCCGACGCAGGCCCTCGTCGCGGCGAAGGCTGGCGCGACGTACATCAGCCCGTTCATCGGCCGCCTCGACGACATCTCGACGAACGGGATGCAGCTGATCGGGCAGATCGTGGACATGTACCGGATGTATGGCTACGCAACCGAGGTGCTCGCGGCGTCGATCCGCCACCCGATGCACGTCGTCGAGTGCGCCGAGTACGGGGCCGACGTGGCGACGATGCCGCTCGACGTGATCAAGAAGCTGATCAAGCACCCGCTCACCGACAGTGGCCTCGCCAAGTTCTTGTCGGACTGGGAAGACCTGCAGAACGGGTAG
- a CDS encoding DUF3240 family protein, whose amino-acid sequence MATVPMKLVTVVAERLLRDRLLKELAALGARGFTLTDATGEGSRGVRASDWEGRNVRVEAIVAPDVADRIVEHVAEQYFEHHAVIVWVQAVEVVRGEKYM is encoded by the coding sequence ATGGCTACCGTACCGATGAAGCTTGTCACCGTCGTCGCCGAGCGGCTCCTGCGGGACCGGCTGCTGAAAGAGCTCGCCGCGCTCGGCGCGCGCGGCTTCACCCTCACCGACGCGACGGGGGAGGGCTCGCGCGGCGTCCGCGCCAGCGATTGGGAGGGGCGGAACGTCCGTGTCGAGGCCATCGTCGCGCCCGACGTCGCCGACCGCATCGTGGAGCACGTCGCCGAGCAGTACTTCGAGCACCACGCCGTGATCGTGTGGGTGCAGGCCGTCGAGGTCGTCCGCGGCGAGAAGTACATGTAG